The region TTTTCCTCCCTATCCTTCAAAAAAATTTCAGCTTCGACAAAAAATGGAGATGAAATCAAGCTATTTTCTAGGAAGCAGCTGTTTCTTTAGAGTTCTATTTTTTCTATCACATGCGTATATGAAATGAGAAGCACTTCTTTTTTATATTTTTTAGTCAAGGAGATGAAATTATGAAATTATATGGTTTTCAATCTGAAGAAGAGCGTTCCTTTCTTCATTCTACCTATAAAGTAAACCCATTGCTTTCTCATACTGGAGATGTCAAAATCAGCTTTTTATCTTTTCAAGAAAATGATTATACCCCCCGTCAAGAAGCTACGATTCCACAGCTTCTTTTAGTCGTTCATGGGGAAGGCTGGGTAGCTGGCGATAACGGACTGAAAATTTATATCAAACAAGGTGAATCAGCATTTTGGAGAGCCGGGGAATCTTTTGAAGTCGGGAGTCTAACTGCTATGACAGGATTACTAATTGAAGGATTAGATATTGCTCCTCAAAAGCTGCTTACTTCTTTCTCACGAACAAATGTAAATTAAAAAGCCGCTTTGACGCGGCTTTTTTTATTGTCTTAGTAATTGAGCGTAGCTTTCTGCACTATCTTGCATGACTTTGTCACTCAGGTCACCGCCTGCTCCTTGAAATAAAAATGGGGTTTGGAACTTCATACCTGTTAAATTTGCCATAGCTTGAAAAGGAAGAAGCAGATTACTCATTGGATAACGGTTGTAGCCGCCTTCTTGATAAGCTTCTGCAGGGCCTCCTGTGGAAGTAGCCACGATAAACTCTTTTCCGTGAAGTTTAGTGCCTTTGCTGCCATAAGCCCATCCGTATGTTAATACAACATCTTGCCACTCTTTTAAGAGTGCTGGTGAGCTGTACCAGTAAAATGGAAATTGAAAAACAATACGATCGAATTGAACAGCTAACTCCTGCTCTTTTTCTACATCAATTTTAGAATCGGGATAGGCTGCGTATAAATCATGAACGTACACATTCTCTTCTTTTTTTACTCGCTCTGCCCACGCTTTATTAATACGAGAAGATGCTAAGTTTGGATGTGCTAAAATAATCAGTGTTTTCATTTTGATACTCTCCTTCTGATGTCTGTGCTTGCTTTATTCTTTCCTATTTTTTATGCTTGCCTCTAACAGCTTGTTCAGTCATTCTTTCCTTTTTAGTCAGGAAATCCGAGCTAGTTTACACTTATAAACTACCAGTATTATCATTCTTCTTCAACAAAATTGATTTCGCTTTTATCCCCTTTGATTTTCTTATGTATCCAAAACGGCAGATAAAGGACAAGAAAGCTAAGAATCATGATTCCCTCAACCCATACTAAATACCAAGGATGAGGTCCTAGAATATCCAACAAGGAAGCGTGCCCTGGCTTTTTCATCATGTATAAATAATTCGCACCGATCAAACGATTCATTATATAGATAAAAGCTCCATAAAGATTAACAAACAGCACGCTTACCCATA is a window of Priestia aryabhattai DNA encoding:
- a CDS encoding NAD(P)H-dependent oxidoreductase is translated as MKTLIILAHPNLASSRINKAWAERVKKEENVYVHDLYAAYPDSKIDVEKEQELAVQFDRIVFQFPFYWYSSPALLKEWQDVVLTYGWAYGSKGTKLHGKEFIVATSTGGPAEAYQEGGYNRYPMSNLLLPFQAMANLTGMKFQTPFLFQGAGGDLSDKVMQDSAESYAQLLRQ